A genomic segment from Streptosporangium roseum DSM 43021 encodes:
- a CDS encoding LacI family DNA-binding transcriptional regulator: protein MTRRLAEVAKKVGMSEATVSRVLNGKPGVSEATREAVLTALDVLGYERPTQLRGDRARLVGLVLPELQNPIFPAFAEVVGGALAQQGFTSVLCTRTLGGVSEAEYVDLLLQQQVSGVVFAGGLFAQADASHSHYELLLERRLPTVLVNAAVEHLAFPQVSCDDVAAAEMALGHLRSLGHERIGMVLGPPDHVPSRRKLQAAGLAPEFVEHTMFSLEGGHAAATRLIRRGVTGVICASDVMALGAIRAARRAGLSVPDDISVIGYDDSALMNCTDPPLTTLRQPIDAMGRAVVDLLAAQIDKALVPADELLFEPELVVRASTGPVKR from the coding sequence ATGACGCGACGGCTTGCAGAGGTGGCCAAGAAGGTCGGCATGAGCGAGGCGACGGTGAGTCGCGTGCTCAACGGCAAACCCGGGGTGTCCGAGGCGACGCGGGAGGCCGTGCTCACGGCCCTCGACGTGCTCGGCTACGAGCGGCCGACGCAGCTGCGCGGTGACCGGGCGAGGCTGGTGGGGCTCGTCCTGCCGGAGCTGCAGAATCCGATCTTCCCGGCGTTCGCCGAGGTGGTCGGGGGAGCGCTGGCCCAGCAGGGGTTCACCTCGGTGCTGTGCACCAGGACGCTGGGCGGGGTCTCCGAGGCCGAATACGTGGACCTGCTCCTCCAGCAGCAGGTGTCGGGCGTGGTGTTCGCCGGAGGCCTGTTCGCCCAGGCCGACGCCTCCCACAGCCACTATGAGCTGCTGCTGGAGCGCCGGCTGCCGACCGTGCTGGTCAACGCCGCGGTGGAGCATCTCGCCTTCCCCCAGGTCTCCTGCGACGACGTGGCGGCCGCCGAGATGGCGCTCGGGCACCTGCGCTCGCTCGGGCACGAGCGGATCGGCATGGTGCTCGGCCCGCCGGACCACGTGCCCTCGCGGCGCAAGCTGCAGGCGGCCGGCCTGGCCCCGGAGTTCGTCGAGCACACCATGTTCTCCCTTGAGGGCGGGCACGCGGCGGCGACCCGGTTGATACGGCGGGGCGTGACCGGCGTCATCTGCGCCAGCGACGTCATGGCGCTGGGCGCGATCCGGGCGGCGCGCCGGGCGGGGCTGTCGGTGCCCGACGACATCTCGGTGATCGGCTACGACGACTCCGCCCTGATGAACTGCACCGACCCGCCGCTGACCACCCTGCGCCAGCCCATCGACGCGATGGGCCGCGCGGTCGTCGACCTCCTGGCGGCCCAGATCGACAAGGCCCTGGTCCCGGCCGACGAGCTGCTCTTCGAGCCCGAACTGGTGGTCAGGGCCTCGACGGGCCCCGTCAAGCGCTGA
- a CDS encoding BTAD domain-containing putative transcriptional regulator encodes MRFGVLGPLAVWTTDGRPVRVPELKVRALLADLLVHQGRPVPADRLADDLWGEDLPGNPANTLQTKVSQLRRALEQAEPGGRGLVAYLPAGYLLRIEADAVDARRFADLVVRARESGDPRARAALLSDALALWRGPAFADFGDEGFTRAAITRLEEQRLTVLEEQAEVRLELGEHGLLADELGDLVARHPLRERLRAAHVRALYRAGRRKEALDSYGELREQLAEELGLDPGPELTALHQAILEQDPALSAIPAPATSAARPRTNLPAPLTDLIGRDGAVAQLRALLESARLVTLTGPGGVGKTRLALETAAQLTGAFPDGVWLVELAGRRPAGGPDTRPAPAEVGETAEVGAVAETVAAVREVAETVAAVLGIRDGTTAGSRPGVRPAGLTDRLADALRPQRLLLVLDNCEHVVEPVAELAELLLRRAPGLRILATSQEPLAVSGEVLQAVAPLEFPGPAAGTELSDLRRSSAVRLFVARASAAAPGFVLDADNAPAVAAICRRLDGLPLALELAATRIRALGARGLAERLDDRFRLLATGKRGAPARQQTLRAMIDWSWELLTEPERVVLRRLAVHSDGCTLEAAEAVCPGEDLDTADVLDLLIRLVDRSLVATVNGTDGPRYRLLESVAAYCLERLHAAGETDRVRRRHDVYYTELAERAEPHLYGPGQRLWLQRLDAETSDVRSALQGAARRGEADLALRLVNAAAWYWFLRGRHREGHRLLTTALAVDGPVSAAALARATTWQAGFAMLAGDGTDLVRQSRTALKTYDGVDDPEHHARAEWFLGLAHLHFGDVSTGGDLAGRALARFRALDDRWGVAAALGSQARQAMFRGDFPAAGRSGSESAALFGELGDRWGRLQATDTLGYLAEVTGDHGRAARLHRDGLRVAEELQLWTDVSYRLSGLGRIALLTGDFAQAGELHERAMRLAAEQSNKFAEEFAEVGLGLGARRQGELETAETHLRNSLDWNRRLEADYGVPFYGVTLLLAELGFIAEQRGDAGQARSLHLEGLAAAREIGDPRAIALALEGLAGAQALAGDHGHAARLLGTATAVRASVGAPLPPAERGDVDRITSRARDALGEEAFAARFAEGTGLDHDAHLRYLTPPGPSALDPVPPRVLSV; translated from the coding sequence ATGCGCTTTGGGGTACTTGGTCCGCTGGCGGTATGGACGACCGACGGCAGGCCGGTGCGGGTCCCGGAGCTGAAGGTCCGCGCCCTGCTGGCCGACCTGCTGGTGCACCAGGGACGGCCGGTGCCGGCCGACCGGCTCGCCGACGACCTGTGGGGCGAGGACCTGCCCGGAAACCCCGCCAACACCCTGCAGACCAAGGTCTCCCAGCTGCGCCGGGCCCTGGAGCAGGCCGAGCCCGGAGGCCGGGGCCTGGTGGCCTACCTCCCGGCCGGCTACCTGCTGCGGATCGAGGCCGACGCGGTGGACGCGCGCCGGTTCGCCGATCTGGTGGTCCGGGCACGCGAGAGCGGCGATCCCCGTGCGAGGGCGGCGCTGCTGTCGGACGCGCTGGCGCTGTGGCGCGGCCCCGCCTTCGCCGACTTCGGGGACGAGGGGTTCACCCGGGCGGCGATCACCCGCCTGGAGGAGCAGCGGCTGACCGTCCTGGAGGAGCAGGCCGAGGTACGGCTGGAGCTCGGCGAGCACGGCCTGCTGGCCGACGAGCTCGGCGACCTGGTCGCGCGCCACCCGCTCCGGGAGCGGCTGCGCGCCGCGCACGTGCGCGCCCTCTACCGCGCCGGCAGGCGGAAAGAGGCCCTGGACAGCTACGGCGAGCTGCGGGAACAGCTCGCCGAGGAGCTCGGCCTGGACCCCGGCCCGGAGCTGACCGCCCTCCACCAGGCGATCCTCGAACAGGACCCCGCCCTGTCCGCCATCCCGGCCCCGGCCACGTCGGCGGCGCGGCCCCGTACCAATCTGCCCGCCCCGCTCACCGACCTGATCGGCCGGGACGGAGCGGTGGCCCAGCTGCGCGCGCTGCTCGAATCGGCCCGGCTGGTGACGCTCACCGGTCCCGGCGGCGTCGGCAAGACCCGGCTCGCCCTGGAGACGGCCGCCCAGCTGACCGGGGCGTTCCCCGACGGTGTGTGGCTCGTCGAGCTCGCCGGGCGCCGGCCCGCCGGCGGACCGGACACCCGGCCGGCGCCGGCCGAGGTGGGCGAAACGGCCGAGGTGGGCGCGGTGGCCGAGACGGTGGCCGCGGTGCGCGAGGTGGCCGAGACGGTGGCCGCGGTCCTGGGGATCCGCGACGGGACCACCGCGGGCTCCCGCCCCGGCGTACGGCCCGCCGGCCTGACCGACCGGCTCGCCGACGCCCTGCGCCCCCAGCGGCTCCTGCTCGTACTGGACAACTGCGAGCACGTGGTCGAGCCGGTCGCCGAGCTGGCGGAGCTGCTGCTGCGGCGGGCACCGGGGCTGCGCATCCTGGCGACCAGCCAGGAGCCCCTGGCCGTCTCCGGAGAGGTGCTCCAGGCGGTCGCGCCGCTGGAGTTCCCCGGCCCCGCCGCCGGCACGGAACTCTCCGACCTGCGCCGGTCGAGCGCCGTACGCCTGTTCGTGGCGCGCGCGTCGGCGGCCGCACCGGGCTTCGTCCTCGACGCGGACAACGCCCCCGCGGTCGCGGCGATCTGCAGACGGCTCGACGGCCTCCCCCTCGCGCTGGAGCTGGCGGCCACCCGGATCCGGGCGCTGGGCGCGCGCGGGCTGGCCGAGCGGCTGGACGACCGTTTCCGCCTGCTGGCCACCGGCAAGCGGGGTGCCCCGGCCCGGCAGCAGACCCTGCGGGCGATGATCGACTGGAGCTGGGAGCTGCTCACCGAGCCCGAGCGCGTCGTGCTGCGCCGGCTGGCCGTCCACTCCGACGGCTGCACCCTGGAAGCGGCCGAGGCGGTCTGTCCCGGCGAGGATCTGGACACCGCCGACGTGCTCGATCTGCTGATCCGCCTGGTGGACCGCTCGCTGGTCGCCACCGTGAACGGCACGGACGGCCCCCGGTACCGGCTGCTCGAATCGGTCGCGGCCTACTGTCTCGAACGGCTGCACGCGGCGGGAGAGACCGACCGCGTACGGCGTCGGCACGACGTCTACTACACCGAGCTGGCCGAGCGGGCCGAGCCGCACCTGTACGGCCCCGGCCAGCGCCTGTGGCTGCAGCGCCTCGACGCCGAAACCTCGGACGTGCGCAGCGCGCTCCAGGGCGCGGCGCGGCGCGGGGAAGCCGATCTCGCACTGCGCCTGGTCAACGCGGCGGCCTGGTACTGGTTCCTGCGCGGACGCCACCGGGAAGGCCACCGCCTGCTGACGACGGCGCTGGCCGTGGACGGACCGGTGTCCGCCGCCGCGCTGGCCAGGGCCACCACCTGGCAGGCCGGGTTCGCGATGCTGGCCGGCGACGGCACGGACCTCGTGCGGCAGAGCCGTACGGCTCTGAAAACCTATGACGGCGTCGACGACCCCGAGCACCACGCGAGGGCGGAGTGGTTTCTGGGACTCGCCCATCTCCACTTCGGCGACGTGTCCACCGGCGGGGACCTGGCCGGCCGGGCCCTGGCCCGCTTCCGCGCCCTCGACGACCGCTGGGGCGTGGCCGCGGCGCTGGGCAGCCAGGCCAGACAGGCGATGTTCCGCGGCGACTTCCCCGCGGCCGGACGGAGCGGTTCGGAGAGCGCCGCGCTCTTCGGTGAGCTGGGCGACCGCTGGGGCCGGCTGCAGGCCACGGACACGCTCGGCTACCTGGCCGAGGTCACCGGCGACCACGGGCGGGCCGCCCGCCTGCACCGGGACGGCCTGCGCGTCGCCGAGGAACTCCAGCTGTGGACCGACGTCTCCTACCGCCTCTCCGGCCTCGGCCGGATCGCCCTGCTGACCGGCGACTTCGCCCAGGCCGGGGAGCTCCACGAGCGGGCCATGCGACTGGCCGCCGAGCAGTCCAACAAGTTCGCCGAGGAGTTCGCCGAGGTCGGCCTCGGGCTCGGCGCCAGACGGCAGGGCGAGCTGGAGACCGCCGAAACGCACCTGCGCAACTCGCTCGACTGGAACCGCCGGCTGGAAGCGGACTACGGCGTGCCGTTCTACGGCGTGACGCTGCTCCTGGCTGAGCTCGGATTCATCGCCGAACAGCGCGGCGACGCCGGCCAGGCCCGCTCGCTCCACCTCGAAGGGCTCGCCGCGGCACGCGAGATCGGCGACCCCCGCGCGATCGCCCTCGCCCTCGAAGGCCTGGCCGGCGCGCAGGCGCTCGCGGGGGACCACGGCCACGCGGCCCGCCTGCTGGGGACGGCGACCGCCGTCAGAGCGTCCGTGGGCGCTCCCCTGCCCCCCGCCGAACGCGGCGACGTGGACCGCATCACCTCCCGGGCCCGCGACGCCCTGGGAGAGGAGGCCTTCGCCGCCCGGTTCGCCGAGGGCACCGGGCTGGACCACGACGCCCACCTGCGGTACCTCACCCCGCCGGGGCCCTCAGCGCTTGACCCGGTCCCGCCGAGAGTCCTCAGCGTTTGA
- the ppgK gene encoding polyphosphate--glucose phosphotransferase translates to MEALGIDIGGSGIKGAPVDVVKGELTRERLRIPTPVPATPEAVAPVVAQIVEHFAWNGPVGVTFPGIVTDGITRSAANVDAAWIGEDAQALFAKATGLPVVVLNDADAAGTAEMAIGAGRGKTGVVLVLTFGTGIGSALFVDGHLVPNTELGHLEIRGKDAEKRASDHAREDHELSWDKWAGRVEEYLQHVEALFSPSLIIIGGGVSKKSEKFLPKVRVQTTVVPATLQNEAGIVGAAMAAAKP, encoded by the coding sequence ATGGAAGCGCTGGGAATCGACATCGGCGGATCCGGGATCAAGGGTGCGCCGGTGGACGTCGTCAAAGGTGAGCTGACACGGGAGCGCCTGCGGATCCCGACGCCCGTCCCCGCCACCCCCGAGGCGGTGGCCCCGGTGGTCGCGCAGATCGTCGAGCACTTCGCCTGGAACGGACCGGTCGGCGTGACCTTCCCGGGGATCGTGACCGACGGGATCACGAGGTCGGCCGCCAACGTGGACGCGGCGTGGATCGGCGAGGACGCGCAGGCGCTGTTCGCCAAGGCGACGGGCCTGCCCGTGGTGGTGCTCAACGACGCCGACGCGGCCGGTACGGCCGAGATGGCGATCGGCGCGGGCCGGGGCAAGACCGGGGTGGTGCTGGTGCTGACCTTCGGCACCGGGATCGGCAGCGCCCTGTTCGTCGACGGCCACCTGGTGCCCAACACCGAGCTCGGGCACCTGGAGATCAGGGGCAAGGACGCCGAGAAGCGTGCCTCCGACCACGCGCGCGAGGATCACGAGCTGAGCTGGGACAAGTGGGCGGGGCGGGTCGAGGAGTATCTGCAGCACGTCGAGGCGCTGTTCTCCCCATCGCTGATCATCATCGGCGGCGGGGTCAGTAAGAAGTCGGAGAAGTTCCTGCCCAAGGTGCGGGTGCAGACCACGGTCGTGCCGGCCACCCTGCAGAACGAGGCCGGCATCGTGGGCGCGGCCATGGCCGCCGCGAAACCCTAG
- a CDS encoding WD40 repeat domain-containing protein: MSVRQLGAPEDLETPRPLPARSPVPERITAIAATADLSRVAIATATPWFREFSEVLLLAEGTVVRLSVPGRRRVLDLVFDPDGSALTAMESGNSIYRWSFNAPGEPWTRAMTGGGGGDGPDLAQAAASGDGRFFATSNAFSRNVVVRDAATRRVVHDIENIFEGLAHQDRIQGEGTVALNADGSRLAFSTARRWSSKEGVVVQEIGSRACTEYRTGIPWVNGLAFGPDGAALAVVGARPDETVATVVDLDDPAAGPEPMVLPTGERVDRINLRPVWCGAEPLVPIVDQRRVTVWNLATASARLSVDAPGPRIAAALTPDGRTLVIASPDDGVQAHSLPFSPPDEEDPLR; this comes from the coding sequence ATGTCGGTGCGGCAGCTCGGTGCCCCCGAAGATCTGGAGACGCCGCGTCCCCTCCCCGCGCGTTCACCCGTTCCCGAGCGGATCACCGCGATCGCGGCCACCGCGGACCTGAGCCGGGTGGCGATCGCGACGGCCACGCCGTGGTTCCGAGAGTTCTCCGAGGTGCTGCTCCTGGCGGAGGGAACCGTGGTCCGCCTCTCCGTCCCCGGTCGTCGGCGCGTCCTCGATCTCGTCTTCGACCCCGACGGATCGGCGCTGACGGCCATGGAAAGCGGCAACTCCATCTACCGCTGGTCGTTCAACGCCCCCGGCGAGCCGTGGACGCGAGCCATGACCGGGGGCGGTGGTGGCGACGGTCCGGACCTCGCGCAGGCCGCGGCCAGCGGCGACGGCCGGTTCTTCGCCACGTCCAATGCGTTCAGCCGGAACGTCGTCGTCCGGGACGCGGCGACCCGGCGCGTCGTCCACGACATCGAGAACATCTTCGAGGGCCTCGCCCACCAGGATCGAATTCAGGGTGAGGGCACCGTCGCCTTGAACGCCGACGGATCGCGGCTGGCCTTCTCCACCGCCCGCCGGTGGTCCTCGAAGGAAGGAGTCGTCGTTCAGGAGATCGGTAGCCGCGCGTGTACCGAGTACCGCACAGGTATTCCGTGGGTGAACGGTCTGGCGTTCGGCCCGGACGGGGCCGCGCTCGCCGTCGTGGGTGCCCGGCCCGACGAGACGGTGGCCACGGTCGTCGATCTGGACGACCCGGCGGCCGGACCCGAACCGATGGTCCTGCCGACCGGCGAACGGGTCGACCGGATCAACCTGCGGCCCGTGTGGTGCGGTGCCGAGCCCCTCGTGCCGATCGTGGACCAGCGCCGCGTCACCGTCTGGAACCTTGCCACCGCATCCGCCCGCCTGTCGGTGGACGCCCCCGGCCCGCGGATCGCCGCCGCGCTTACCCCCGACGGCCGCACCCTGGTGATCGCTTCTCCCGACGACGGCGTGCAAGCCCACTCCCTTCCCTTCTCGCCTCCAGATGAAGAGGACCCGCTGCGATGA
- a CDS encoding NADP-dependent oxidoreductase, translated as MSSNVTPDKQIIGREIRLASRPAGEPGPENFELVRTEVPQPGEGQILVRNTWMSVDPYMRGRMDDAESYIPPFRLGAALEGGAVGEVVVSRSEAVAVGATVSHFLGWREYAVMDASAATVVDTAAVPAQAYLGALGTTGLTAYAALTEVAPVRRGDVVFVSGAAGAVGSVAGQLARKLGAAKVIGSAGGPAKAEKLVTGFGFDAAIDYRAGSIAAQLAEAAPEGIDVYLDNVGGDHLEAAIGAIRHAGRIALVGAISAYNATAPVPGPDNLYRAAYKEATLRGMLVTSYLHLFPEYIERAAGWLADGTLHTEETVAEGIGQAPAAFLGVLRGANVGKMLVRLDGIG; from the coding sequence ATGTCTTCGAACGTCACCCCGGACAAGCAGATCATCGGCCGGGAGATCCGGCTCGCCTCCCGCCCGGCCGGCGAGCCGGGCCCGGAGAACTTCGAACTCGTCCGGACCGAGGTGCCGCAGCCCGGCGAGGGCCAGATCCTGGTCCGCAACACCTGGATGTCGGTCGACCCGTACATGCGGGGCCGGATGGACGACGCCGAGTCCTACATCCCGCCGTTCCGGCTCGGTGCCGCGCTGGAGGGCGGGGCAGTCGGCGAGGTCGTCGTCTCCCGGTCGGAGGCCGTCGCGGTCGGGGCGACCGTCTCGCACTTCCTGGGCTGGCGCGAGTACGCCGTCATGGACGCCTCCGCCGCGACCGTCGTCGACACCGCCGCCGTCCCCGCCCAGGCCTACCTGGGAGCGCTGGGCACGACGGGCCTGACCGCGTACGCCGCCCTCACCGAGGTGGCCCCCGTACGGCGGGGCGACGTGGTCTTCGTGTCGGGCGCGGCCGGAGCCGTCGGCAGCGTCGCCGGGCAGCTCGCCCGCAAGCTCGGCGCGGCGAAGGTGATCGGCTCGGCCGGCGGGCCGGCGAAGGCCGAGAAGCTGGTCACCGGCTTCGGCTTCGACGCCGCGATCGACTACCGGGCCGGCTCGATCGCCGCCCAGCTCGCCGAGGCCGCCCCCGAGGGCATCGACGTCTACCTCGACAACGTCGGCGGCGACCACCTGGAGGCCGCCATCGGCGCGATACGCCATGCCGGCCGCATCGCGCTGGTCGGCGCCATCAGCGCTTACAACGCCACCGCGCCGGTCCCCGGCCCGGACAACCTCTACCGGGCCGCGTACAAGGAGGCCACCCTGCGCGGCATGCTGGTCACCAGTTACCTCCACCTCTTCCCCGAATACATCGAACGGGCCGCGGGCTGGCTCGCCGACGGCACCCTGCACACCGAGGAGACCGTGGCCGAGGGGATCGGCCAGGCACCCGCCGCCTTCCTGGGGGTGCTGCGCGGCGCCAACGTCGGCAAGATGCTGGTCCGCCTCGACGGCATCGGATGA